Within the Anguilla anguilla isolate fAngAng1 chromosome 19, fAngAng1.pri, whole genome shotgun sequence genome, the region GTGACTTCAGCGTGGCTGAAAAGGATCTGCACTCACCCATCTCCCCACTGGAGAGGCTGCAGTGTCCGTTACTCtgctcaggccccgcccctggcaCTGGCACTGGCCCCGCCTCCGGTCCTAGCCCCGCCTCACTGTAGGCCCCACCAAAGGCCTCCTCGTATCCAGGGTCGTACTGCTCCTCTTTGATGGCTAATCTCTTGGCATCCTCtgggggagagaaaagaaataaatgaacacaccAAAAAACTCTTCAGAGCACTCAAGGGTGACTAATCTTTCTCCTTTGACGTCTCCAGAATGAATAAGAACACAGGAGGTTTATCAGAACATTTGAGGAGGGGTCCTCACAAGTCaaacaactgacaaaaaataagGCAGAATCAGAATTACCTTATAATTTACACCAATTATCAACTCATGCACCTACTAAAAAATCAATAAGGTTCACCAGTTGCAATTAAGATTATGCCCCACTCCAAACttaatgacacatttttatacTCCAGTAGGACTCTGGGTAAAGCAGTTTTAACCTCCTCAGCCGTGTACTCACCTTTGGCCAGGCCGAGGTCAAAGGAGTACTTTATCTCCTCCACTTCCTTGTTCTTGACCACGCCCTTCAGCTGGTCCCGCAGCTCCATCAGTTTGATGTAGAAGTGCACCTTGTCCTGGGCGCGGGGGAACTGGGCACAGCGGGCACTCGAGGAGGGCATCAGGTAGCACACCTGCAGGAAACGGGGAGTGGCATGCAGCTGTCAATCACGCAgcttcacgtgtgtgtgtttttgtgtgagtgtgtgtgtgtgtgtgtgtgtgtgtgtctgtgtgtgtgtgtgcgggcagcCCCCTCACCGTCTCCGTGTCTGGCACCTTGCTCGGCTGCACACCAAACTCCAGCTTCTTGGGCTTGAACCCAAAGATCTCCCTGCTGAACATTTCGTAAATGCCTGAGGACAAAGGAAGGGGAGTTCAGTTCACTCAGAGATCCTGAACCGTTAGGATCTCAAAGGGAGACGCACGCAGAGCTCTGCTCACATTTGCCGTTGAAGACGGCGATGAGAGGCTTGTACTTCTGCAGCTTCTCCACCAGAACCTTGCCCCCCTGGCGCAGCTCTTTGCTGCAGGAAAACACGTCCAACATTTCACACGTTCAGACCCAACTTCACTGTCAATTCCCCTCTTACAACTTCTACATCATTTATTATGCATAGTCTTCACCAATGATAACAGAAAGAGTGCATCTTGTGCACTGCTGTCTATTGGATTGGGACCAGTTAAACAACTTCTGTACAACGAGTATTTTCACAAGAGCGTAACTTTTATGGTTCACAATTGGGATTTTAAACCTCATGTTCTGAAATCAATCATCATTTGCACGGTTGCTTTCTGATGTGATGACCAGAAACCAGCCTGTACCTGGAGAGTCTTTTTCTCACTCTGGGGAAGACCACAGCCCATTCTATTATACAATGCCAATTTCACAGGCCCAACAAATGAAAACTTTCATTCACGTTATTTCTGATGCTTTCTGTTTCCTGGCATCTCAGTAATTTTGGATGAGCGTTCCTTCCTTTCTCACACCATTGACCCTCAGCACTTCAGACTGTGTCTAACACAGCCAAATTGTGTCTAGGCTGGGCCTACAATGAGGTTCTTTATTAGACAACATTCTGCAGTAAATGCATACAGACAAAAGCACTGGGACTGTACCCTTCAACAAATTCTACTAGTTTGGCTCTACTTTGCCATAATAAATCAGGTAGAGAGGGAGGtgcccccctggcccccctTACTTTGAGAGATCTTTGCTTCCTGGGGTGGTCCTCTCCACCATGTTGGTGAAGCCTATCCCATACTTCTCAGGCAGCGTCTGGTCGTGCATGTGGTTGAGCTGGACTTCAGTGATCCCCGATAAAAACAGGCACTTCCCTAAAGACGGCAACAAGAATACTCATTAACAACATAGtgtataaaaaaatgtcaaaataagtATGTTCATATTCAACATAAACAAAATGGAGCCTGTGACTCACAGAAATGGTTTCCTGGACCTGGAAACCAGCGTCCAATGTAGGCAGCCATCAGTCCAGGATTGATTCCAATCTGACGAGGAAAATGCAGCATTACCAAACGATTAATCTGCAGTAAACATAATTCGTCCACTGTCTGACAACACTACAGGAATATGGAGAGACAAGCGTCtaactgaaaacagaaacacaattcAGAAAGGCAGCTCTGTGGACTATAATACTCGCCATCCACCAATAGCAAGGCTTCCTGCATCAGGACCCAAGTGCACTTTCACGGGCAGAGGCAGACTCACAATGACGAAGTCCAGGTTGGGGGTGAGGATGTCCGGCAGGGTTTTGGTCATGACCTCTGCCTCCGTCATGCCTTTGAAGCGGTCCACCTTCCGTCTCACCTTCTTGAAGACCTCGTCGATCTTCTGCTCACCCCCCTTGCCTGCCTTGGCCGTTTTGGGCTTGGGGCCTGGTTTGGCCTTGGGCTCCTTCCCCTTCTTGGGCTGGGGGCCCGACTTGGCCTTCGGTGGTTTCGCCTCTTTCGCCTTTTTGGGCTTGGGCCCGGGGTCCGGCttggcctccttgctcggaggccttcctctcttccccttcGTCTTCGTCGGAGCTGCAGGGAGAAAGGAGCGGGGCCATCAATCCCCAACAAGTCTCCCACAACACCTGCCGAAGAGCCAGCTGCTCTAATGCCATCCAATAACATCTCTCAAGCCATGTCTGCTTCACAAAACTTAGGGGGAGGATTTCCTgacacatttacatcacactTTCAAGCTGTGCCAATTAAAACTACATCTCTCAAGCTGGGTTTAAAATACCCCCAAACTGATTAAACCGTGTTTAATAAAACTGTCTCCcagaaagaacaaaaaggaACCACCCATAGGCTgtatgaaaaaagaaaccatCTCTAGCTGAGTGTTTTTCGCCCCAAACAGCTGACAAAACCTGGCTAGTGCTAGCCAGTTCAGAACCATGGTTTTGTTCTACCTGACTGTTTAAGTCAAGCTGGTAAATGATTGTTCACCTTTAACATCACCAATGCAGTTTTAGAGATCGGTAGATTTTATCAGATTGTCCTTCTTGTGGGCTGTTGTAAAGACTCAGATGAACTTGCTCTGATGA harbors:
- the LOC118218771 gene encoding G/T mismatch-specific thymine DNA glycosylase-like; the encoded protein is MQIANAANIMEDPGGNGVVMDQEQTPAPLEPAAPAEAPTKTKGKRGRPPSKEAKPDPGPKPKKAKEAKPPKAKSGPQPKKGKEPKAKPGPKPKTAKAGKGGEQKIDEVFKKVRRKVDRFKGMTEAEVMTKTLPDILTPNLDFVIIGINPGLMAAYIGRWFPGPGNHFWKCLFLSGITEVQLNHMHDQTLPEKYGIGFTNMVERTTPGSKDLSNKELRQGGKVLVEKLQKYKPLIAVFNGKCIYEMFSREIFGFKPKKLEFGVQPSKVPDTETVCYLMPSSSARCAQFPRAQDKVHFYIKLMELRDQLKGVVKNKEVEEIKYSFDLGLAKEDAKRLAIKEEQYDPGYEEAFGGAYSEAGLGPEAGPVPVPGAGPEQSNGHCSLSSGEMEGSSAEATPTAAEGRVPGGSWMTQSFADEIPDISGSSNSTRPQLGAETA